One genomic region from Eremothecium gossypii ATCC 10895 chromosome I, complete sequence encodes:
- the MDR1 gene encoding GTPase-activating protein MDR1 (Syntenic homolog of Saccharomyces cerevisiae YGR100W (MDR1)), producing the protein MSFFQALRQKASQISFLDILSDNLTSPLSRDERFRLEYRLPDDEQILKDMNVDISVRGAYTAEGEPSYVYSGRLYLTAHYLVFRDSLDHNTCAFTMNLSTIKRVERAASTSFAFCLNIQLYSGATFMVQFVGPRYASEEFSHLLKVQLRQNIKNTKLLGPFLETCYSEYIISKNLQHKPDLQPPAGGLGQLFKYPGDPIAHKEKAKLRLWFDYFKKNGTNLSLLRNHMFHRLIRVGVPNRLRGEIWELCSGSMYLRFSSQGEYQRIGKENKEKHSQAIDEIEKDLSRSLPEYAAYQGPEGIERLRNVLVTYSWKDPDVGYCQAMNIVVAALLIFMTEEQAFWCLGKLCDSYLPGYYSKTMYGALLDQKVFESFVENKLPELWDHIVRNDIQLSTVSLPWFLSLFFTSMPLIFAFRVLDLFFLNGPKALFQVALAVLKVNLEDLLEVDEDGMFIAILKNYFQTLEHSAYPDATDPKYQRVTKFQELLVVAFKRFDVITAEMVDIERNKHKKVILQNIETFAKRTQMRTIPPVRHLKSEHISNIYDIYYESIESYKIGLGTGSSRMDFPAFVQFLGKFCEWCKKSDSEENLSYQKQKESFLRRLFNNWDITSSGELSLGDVISGVDKLVSNDLMETMNNFFSLYEDSKKGEVQREEILQMSEGLLFLTEPWKTGRCADKITQKAIENDIAENLVQQSELSNLEDIEIPRGVEIDDQKYKQQQLERYLQAASNFLNRCFEYARPVEPSSAPRDAAPASPTEMTRGDPDTVANKELDPMRANVALHPEKPCVIDLPTFRMIILADETYELFFAHTLRNSVRVDSPVTFFDGKVKALKNVFDGLIADGRRVAHEVRRRVDSVATRGNSSEPLDERQDDLDDFTTEHPDEHSKLLSGDLLDLDMDQDEDNRPQKRLEKVNMPPAGTNGELPNLIEFEA; encoded by the coding sequence ATGTCATTCTTTCAAGCTCTTCGTCAGAAGGCGTCACAGATATCGTTCTTGGATATACTTTCGGATAACCTCACATCGCCCTTAAGCAGAGATGAACGGTTTCGCTTGGAATATCGGTTGCCAGACGATGAGCAGATACTAAAGGATATGAATGTGGACATTTCTGTGCGTGGGGCGTACACGGCAGAAGGGGAGCCCTCATATGTGTACTCGGGACGTTTGTATCTCACAGCGCACTATTTGGTGTTCCGGGATTCGCTAGACCACAACACCTGCGCGTTCACGATGAACCTATCGACAATCAAGCGTGTGGAGCGCGCAGCGAGCACGTCTTTTGCGTTCTGTCTTAATATCCAGCTATACTCGGGGGCGACCTTCATGGTTCAATTTGTAGGGCCACGGTACGCTTCCGAGGAGTTTTCGCACTTGTTGAAGGTCCAATTACGCCAGAATATCAAGAATACCAAGCTTCTTGGACCATTTCTAGAGACCTGCTACTCGGAGTATATTATTTCCAAGAACCTGCAGCATAAGCCAGATCTGCAGCCCCCAGCAGGTGGACTAGGACAACTATTCAAGTACCCTGGCGATCCCATAGCACACAAAGAGAAGGCGAAACTACGGTTGTGGTTTGACTACTTCAAGAAGAATGGCACCAATCTAAGTCTCCTAAGAAACCACATGTTTCACAGGTTGATTAGGGTCGGTGTTCCCAATAGGCTAAGGGGCGAGATTTGGGAATTGTGTTCTGGCTCAATGTATCTTCGGTTTTCATCGCAGGGAGAATACCAACGTATTGGTAAAGAAAATAAGGAGAAGCATTCGCAGGCGATCGATGAAATTGAGAAGGATTTGAGCAGGTCGCTACCCGAGTATGCAGCGTACCAGGGCCCCGAGGGCATAGAGCGGCTTCGGAATGTGCTCGTAACATATTCATGGAAGGATCCAGATGTAGGATACTGCCAGGCCATGAACATTGTTGTTGCCGCGTTGCTAATTTTTATGACTGAGGAGCAGGCTTTCTGGTGTTTGGGCAAGCTATGTGATTCCTATCTCCCAGGTTACTACTCGAAAACGATGTACGGAGCATTGCTAGACCAGAAAGTGTTCGAATCATTTGTAGAAAATAAACTACCCGAGCTATGGGACCACATTGTGAGGAATGATATACAACTATCGACGGTGTCCCTACCCTGGTTCCTTTCCCTTTTCTTTACATCAATGCCACTAATCTTTGCATTCAGGGTATTGGATTTGTTCTTCCTGAATGGACCCAAGGCGCTCTTCCAAGTGGCACTAGCTGTTTTGAAGGTTAATTTGGAAGATCTCTTGGAAGTTGACGAGGATGGCATGTTTATTGCAATTTTAAAGAACTATTTCCAGACCTTGGAACACAGTGCATATCCGGATGCAACAGATCCCAAATACCAACGCGTGACGAAATTCCAAGAATTGCTAGTTGTGGCTTTTAAGCGCTTTGATGTCATCACCGCTGAAATGGTGGATATAGAGAGGAACAAGCACAAAAAGGTTATTCTCCAGAATATAGAAACATTTGCAAAGCGGACACAAATGAGAACCATTCCTCCCGTGAGGCATTTGAAGTCGGAACATATATCCAATATCTACGACATCTATTATGAGAGCATTGAGTCCTATAAGATCGGATTGGGCACAGGCTCCTCCAGAATGGACTTCCCAGCGTTTGTCCAGTTCCTAGGTAAATTTTGTGAGTGGTGCAAGAAGAGCGATTCTGAGGAGAACCTCAGCTACCAGAAACAGAAGGAATCCTTCCTACGCAGGCTTTTCAATAATTGGGATATCACCTCTAGTGGTGAGCTATCCCTTGGCGATGTCATTTCAGGGGTCGATAAGTTGGTAAGCAACGACCTAATGGAAACAATGAATAACTTTTTCAGTTTGTATGAAGATTCCAAGAAAGGGGAGGTTCAAAGGGAGGAGATTTTGCAAATGTCGGAAGGTCTACTGTTCCTCACAGAACCATGGAAAACTGGAAGGTGTGCCGATAAGATCACGCAGAAGGCCATCGAAAATGACATTGCAGAAAACCTTGTGCAGCAGAGCGAGCTATCGAACCTTGAAGATATAGAAATACCTCGTGGCGTTGAGATTGACGATCAGAAGTATAAGCAACAACAGCTTGAACGGTATCTGCAGGCTGCAAGTAACTTTTTGAACCGCTGCTTCGAGTACGCGCGGCCTGTGGAGCCTTCGTCAGCGCCACGCGACGCAGCCCCAGCCTCACCTACCGAGATGACCCGCGGAGACCCCGACACGGTGGCTAACAAAGAGCTCGACCCAATGCGAGCCAATGTCGCATTGCATCCGGAAAAGCCATGCGTCATTGATCTGCCTACTTTCCGCATGATAATCTTGGCCGATGAAACATATGAGCTCTTTTTTGCGCATACGCTCAGGAATTCCGTCCGCGTAGACAGCCCAGTAACCTTCTTCGATGGTAAGGTGAAGGCGCTCAAGAACGTGTTTGACGGATTGATCGCAGACGGTCGCCGTGTGGCCCACGAAGTTCGTCGCCGTGTCGACTCAGTGGCCACCAGGGGCAATAGTTCCGAACCACTAGATGAGCGCCAGGACGATCTAGACGACTTCACCACTGAGCATCCAGATGAACACTCCAAGTTGCTTTCTGGTGATCTCTTGGACCTTGACATGGACCAAGACGAAGACAACCGCCCACAAAAGAGACTAGAGAAAGTGAACATGCCACCCGCAGGTACGAATGGCGAGCTGCCCAACCTCATCGAATTTGAAGCATAG
- the PCP1 gene encoding rhomboid protease PCP1 (Syntenic homolog of Saccharomyces cerevisiae YGR101W (PCP1)) — MSLSTFTRSYGRCFFLSNAIHLQVRPVQASVPFRNVFTPLLAKLNPVPSTALARAVRNFSSTTSKSNLGGYFGGPQSKYTRLNRFQQYSPGHPNNQLLRITGWGLLFMTGTFFGTPFLFDLPPFSYFKAHPAHLTYAIIGLNCVVFGLWQRPRFWLPLQRYALLQKDHIYSKWSLIGSAFSHQEFWHFGMNMICLWSFGTSLAMSLGPANFASLYMNSALGASLFSLWYPRIARIALMGPSLGASGALFGMFAMFSYLAPNSKIMLFFLPIPIDAWVGFLGMTTWNLAGCVFRWGTFDYAAHVGGTAMGLLYGWWMSRKIQQQRRARRLISFPRF, encoded by the coding sequence ATGAGCTTATCTACGTTCACGCGCTCGTATGGGCGGTGTTTCTTTCTTAGCAACGCTATCCACTTGCAAGTGCGACCAGTACAGGCGTCTGTGCCATTTCGCAACGTCTTCACACCATTACTGGCGAAGCTAAATCCCGTACCTAGCACCGCACTTGCTAGGGCAGTGCGCAACTTCTCTAGTACGACCAGCAAGAGTAACCTCGGCGGGTACTTTGGCGGTCCGCAGAGCAAATATACGCGCCTGAACCGCTTCCAGCAATATTCGCCTGGCCACCCGAACAATCAGCTACTGCGGATCACGGGCTGGGGGCTGCTGTTCATGACAGGCACCTTTTTCGGGACGCCTTTTCTGTTCGACCTTCCTCCATTCTCATACTTCAAGGCGCATCCTGCACATTTGACATATGCCATCATTGGCTTAAACTGTGTCGTATTCGGGCTATGGCAGCGCCCACGCTTCTGGCTCCCACTTCAAAGGTACGCATTGCTGCAGAAGGACCACATCTACAGCAAGTGGTCACTGATAGGCAGTGCATTCTCGCACCAGGAGTTCTGGCACTTTGGGATGAACATGATCTGTCTTTGGTCCTTTGGCACCAGTCTGGCCATGTCTCTCGGCCCTGCAAACTTTGCCAGTCTCTATATGAACAGCGCGCTCGGAGCGTCCCTATTCTCACTTTGGTATCCCCGTATTGCCCGTATTGCGTTGATGGGTCCCAGTCTGGGCGCCAGTGGCGCCCTCTTCGGGATGTTCGCGATGTTCTCATACCTTGCGCCCAACTCCAAGATCATGCTGTTCTTCTTGCCAATTCCGATTGACGCCTGGGTAGGGTTCCTGGGTATGACAACTTGGAACCTCGCGGGCTGTGTATTCCGTTGGGGCACGTTTGACTACGCAGCACACGTAGGCGGCACCGCCATGGGCCTGCTGTATGGCTGGTGGATGTCGCGCAAGAtacagcagcagcgcagaGCCAGGAGACTGATCTCATTCCCCCGGTTCTGA
- the GTF1 gene encoding glutamyl-tRNA(Gln) amidotransferase subunit F (Syntenic homolog of Saccharomyces cerevisiae YGR102C (GTF1)), with translation MPLARLVEGEKHDECTYVAASSLLIGRHKMLRSLIYASRRWSSSVGARFSSREELQAYLARPAWQPEDYLPSAEDIARQQLSEEETRKLLKLSGLPEADIQEVRRRLATQLSFVSQLQSVEVDDCADPQYAKAMQRHPAAIGYEELVRRAELDAKDTSLGEKSGSWDSTATATLKKDGYFVLREGLLQKR, from the coding sequence ATGCCGTTGGCTCGCCTAGTAGAAGGTGAAAAGCATGATGAATGCACCTACGTCGCAGCCTCATCTCTCTTGATTGGACGTCACAAGATGCTAAGATCTTTAATATACGCCTCGCGCCGCTGGAGCTCTTCGGTGGGAGCTAGATTCAGCTCGCGGGAAGAGCTCCAGGCGTACCTCGCAAGACCAGCATGGCAGCCGGAAGACTATCTGCCCAGTGCGGAGGACATCGCCAGACAACAGCTATCTGAGGAGGAAACTCGCAAGTTGCTAAAGCTATCTGGTCTGCCGGAGGCCGATATTCAGGAAGTACGGCGCCGGCTGGCTACCCAGCTTTCGTTTGTGAGTCAGCTCCAGAGCGTAGAGGTTGACGACTGCGCGGACCCGCAGTACGCAAAGGCGATGCAACGGCACCCCGCCGCGATTGGCTATGAGGAGCTGGTACGCCGTGCGGAATTAGATGCCAAGGACACATCGCTGGGGGAGAAGAGCGGTAGCTGGGACAGCACCGCGACCGCAACGCTGAAGAAAGACGGTTACTTCGTCTTGCGTGAGGGACTGCTGCAGAAGCGCTAG